ACCTAGGACGAACCAACCTGCCAGTAAGTGCGCCGTGAGTTGCGCCGTCAACACGGGTGCAGCGAAGCGTCGCCGCACGCTTGGTCGTACAGTTAGGCGCACGGTTGATCGTTGCCGGTCGAACACGCCCATGTCCCTACCCCCCCTCTTGTTTGAGAGCGTTCCCATCGGCAAAAGCTGCTTTATTGAACTGATGGTACATAGATTGGGCATAGATACATAGATTGCACATACAGCCTTTACCTAATTTACTCAGTACACCGTTAAGGTTTGGATCTGGAGCCGACCGGCAGCCCTCATCCCCTTCACCCCTTCGCCCACAAGGGGTGAAGGGGAGCCGGATTTTCAAGTCCCTCGCCTGCCTTGGGAGGCCGAGGGGGACTATGCCTGGTGGTTGGGGGCAGTTCCCACGATCAGGCCGGTTCGGGCAGGGAGGGTTAGGGTCAGGTGCGAATCCTGGCGATCGCAGTGTCCTGGGGTATGGGAATGGGTACTGAACAACATCGTCAGCGATCGCGCGGCTAGGGAAGGCTCCAACAAAACCTGACATTGAGCCACATCGGTCCCTGCATTGACAGCAACCAATAGGTAATCATCCCCTAGGCAACGGCTAAAGGCATAGACAAGGCCCACTGTGGCCATGATCGTATAGGTACCTCGACGAAGGGCCGGGTGGGCATGGCGCAGGGCAATCAGATCCCTGTGTAGGATGAGCAGATCCTGATCCCAGTGTGACTCGTGGGGGAAACCGCGCCGACAGTCGGGGTCAAGCGCACCGGGTAGACCCACCTCATCGCCATAGTACACACTGGGGGCACCGGGGAAGGTAAACAACAATAGAGTCGCCAGTTCAACACTCGCCCGATCGCCCCCAGCGATCGTTAACAACCGGGCGGTGTCATGGCTGGCCAGCAGATTCAACTGGGTTAGCTGGATCTCCCAGGGATACAAGTCTAACAAGGCCCGCATCTTCTCGCCATAGCCCGCCGCATCCAGAGCCGGATAGGGTTCATAGGACCGATCCTGTACGTGGTGACGAATGACCCGATCGCCTGCCGCAAAGGCGATCGTCGGCGCCGTAAATAGATAATTCATAACCCCATCAAACTGGGTACCGTCTAACCACTCCCGTGCATCTCCCCAGACCTCACCGACAATATAGGCATTCGGATTAATCGCCTTTACCCGATCGCGAAATTCCTGCCAAAAACCTGGCACCTGAATGCAAAAAGGCACATCCAGCCGCCAGCCATCAATGCCCTCGCAAATCCAGTATTCGGCAATTCGCATAATGTATTCACGCACGTCGGGGTTAGCATGATTAAACTCTGGCAGGGCACGATTTCCCACCCAACTCTGGTAATTAGCCGGTTGAGAACCGTCATAGGCAGAAAGCGGCCAACCCTCAATCTTGAACCAATCAACCCAAGGAGAATAGGGACCATTTTCCAAAATATCATTGAAGAAAAAAAATCCTCGACTGGCGTGATTAAACACCCCATCCAAAACAACCTTGAGGCCGCGATCATGGGCCGCCGTTAACAAGGCCCGAAAGGCATCATTCCCCCCCAATAAGGGATCAACTTGGTAGTAGTCGTGGGTGTGGTAACGATGGTTGCAGGCAGATTGGAAAATTGGAGTGAAGTAAATCGCCGTCACCCCCAAGGACTGGAGATAGTCGAGCTTCTCAATCACCCCCCAGAGATTACCCCCTTTATACCCCTGCAAGGTGGGGGGCGCCTCCCAGGGTTCCAAGGTTAGGTGGCGGGCAATCGCGATTGGGGTCTGCTGACCAATGGCAAAGCGATCGGGAAAAATCTGATAGAAAACCGCATCCTTCACCCACTCTGGCGTCTGAATCCCTGTCGGCATCCCTACTAGACCTCCGCAAACCCTGAACTAATTTGTGAAGAAACATTACAAAATTGCCGTCATGCTGGCAAGCTGGCTTGACATTTCTGGCTAGGACGACTACCTTGCATACATGCCTCGCAAAGATGGCTTAGGAAAATATGCAGGATAAGCACCAGGATAAGCAAAAAGTTACGTTGTACTTCTCCCCAGAGTTGCATCAGCAGCTAAAAATTCGGGCTGCTGTCGATGGAGAGCCGATGTCGTCGATCGCAGAGCGGGCCATTGCCTTCTTCTTGCAATATTCAGACGTCATCGAAGCCACGGAAGCAATTCAGGGCAAAGTTCATCGGATCCTAGAGTGTCCTGAATGTGCTGCCAGTCTTGTTTTCCGCGAGTCAGAATTGGCAGTGATTGGTTCTCATTCAGCTTTTTTGACGGATGAAAACCTCACGCCAGAGGCTGTGCGTCACTCGACAGCAGAGCCAGGATCAGATTCGCAACCTGCTCACAGTCTGGTGACTTGTTAGGGGTTATTAGCAACTTGGTTAACAGCCTCTTTCTCATTAATTTCTCTCTAAGTGTTGGAATCGATAGGTTCCTTTACATTTCTCAAACAACTACAAAACAACTACAGTTGAAACCAGTTGAAACGATAACTAATAAGGAGACTTAATAAGGGGACTTATTCTCAGCCATCGGTTGAAAAGCCATTGGTTGGAATCGAGATTTAACAACCTTTTGCCATTGCTTCTACCTAAGGGTTGTGCCTACTTAAAGCCCTACTGAAAGCAAGTTAGGTCTCACCTTTGGTCTCCTGCATCTGTTGACTTTCTGTTGACTTTTTATTTCTCTCTGTTCTGTAGTCCTCTATTCTCTCGTCTCGTATCTGTCTGTTGACCAGCCAGTGTCGAGAAATCCAATTGTACTTTAGTAGGTTTTTGTAAGGTAACCCGCTTTTTGAGGCAGTTCTTCCTGCTAAAAACCTTCGGTAGGGTTACTATCAAAACCAGCTCAAGTCAATTTCCAGGTGGTCTTTCTACCTGTCTACTAGGTCTACTGGTTGTCTGCTAGTAGTCTATAGTTTTAGGTTCACCATTCCTAACTTTTGTTCTCGTGAGTTCTTGCTAATTGGTAGCGCCGCGAGGGCCTGTCATCTCCTCCTACACCTAGGTCGATATCCATGTACGAAGAGCTAAACATACTCATTCAAGCTCAGTACCCCTTGGTCTATCTCATTACCTCGGAAGAGGAACGGGCGGAGCAGGCGATCGCGGGTCTGGTACAACAAAAGCCCCCACGGCGGTTGTATATCTGGACGGTGACTCACGGTATTGTCGAATACGGTCAACCTCGCCATACGACCCAGCATAATACGGTATCACCGGAAGCCGCGATCGAATGGGTGATTCGGCAACGGGAGCCGAGCATTTTTATCTTCAAGGATTTACACCCATTCATCGATTCGCCCCCGGTCACACGCTGGTTGCGGGATGCCGTGGCGAACTTCAAGGGCACTCAGAAAACCATGATTCTAATGTCGCCCCTGCAAGTCGTACCGGCAGAGTTGGAAAAGGAGGTTGTGGTTCTTGACTATCCTGTTCCTGATCTGACAGAGCTCAATAAAGTGCTTTCCCGTCAATTGGAGCAAACACGGACCAAGCGGATTAGCACTGAGGGGCGTGAAAAGCTACTCAAGGCTGCATTAGGACTAACTGAGGATGAAGCTGAAAAAGTCTTCCGCAAGGCCCACGTTACTCGCGGTCGCCTGACCGAGGCGGAGGTGGATATTGTCCTTTCGGAAAAGAAACAAATTACTCGGCGCAATGGCATTCTCGAATTCATTGAGGAAGCCGAAACGCTTGATAACGTTGGCGGCTCGGATGCCCTGAAGACTTGGCTGCGGCAACGGGCGAATGCATTTACGGAACGGGCACGTGAGTATGGCTTACCCCAGCCGAAGGGCGTATTGCTGCTGGGTGTTCCCGGTTGTGGGAAGTCCCTGATTGCGAAGGCTACGTCGCGTTTGTGGGGACTACCGCTGCTACGTCTGGACATGGGCCGGGTGTATGATGGCTCAATGGTCGGGCGATCGGAAGCTAACTTGCGCAGTGCTTTGCGTACGGCAGAATCGCTGTCACCAACGATCCTCTTTATTGATGAACTGGATAAAGCCTTTGCCGGTGGTGCCGGTTCAGCCGACTCTGATGGCGGCACATCCAGCCGGATCTTTGGGTCCTTCCTCACCTGGATGCAGGAAAAGACATCACCTGTATTTGTGATGGCAACGGCTAACCGGGTAGAGCGCCTGCCCGGAGAGTTCCTCCGCAAGGGCCGGTTTGATGAGATTTTCTTTGTGGATCTGCCGAATGCGGAAGAGCGGCAGGATATTTTCCGAATTCATCTCGCCAAACGTCGCCGCGATATCACTCGCTTCGATCTAGAGCAACTGGCGACGGTATCCGATGGTCTTTCTGGGGCCGAGATTGAACAGGCGATCGTGGCGGCGATGTACGAAGCGTTTGCTGACGATCGTGAGTTCACCCAACTGGATATTATTGCAGCGATTAAGGCCACTTGGCCGCTCTCCCGCACCATGAGCGAGCAAGTCTCGGCCCTGCGCGACTGGGCACGCCAACGCACTCGCCCAGCGGCCATCTCCGACGCGGAATACCAGCGGTTGGAGTTTTAACAGGCTTTCTCTCCTGCCCCCAACGGGAGAGCAAAGGTCAGCCAAGTAACCCAGGTCACCTCGGTAAACTAGCTGGCAGTCACAACCAAAAGAACTATCCCGCCCCCGTGGCAGTGGGTAGTGTCACTCAACTCTAAACTCGTCGTTCTCTCTAACGTCCTTACAGGAGGAAATTCCCATGTCTCATTTCAGCACACTGCGCACCAAGATCACCGATATTGAAATCCTGAAGGATTCACTCCGGAGCCTTGGGATCTCTGTCAAGACCAACGCAGACGTGCGGGGGTACAACGGTCAGCGGGTTCGGGCTGATCTGGTGGCTGTCCTCGAAGGTGAATATGATTTAGGTTGGACCCGCAACACGGAAGGAACCTACGATCTGATTGCTGACCTCTGGGGGGTTGCCAAGAAGCACAACCAGACTGAGCTGATCAATGCGATCAACCAGAAGTATGCCGTGAACAAGACTTTGGCTGAAGTCAAGCGCCCTGGTTTGCAAAACGCCAACGTCAAGCTCGTGCTGCAAAAATAAGCTCTCAGCGCGTTCCCAAGTCAGCGGGTTAGCCAAATCTGGGGTTAACCCGTTTTTTCATATCAGGGCATCACCGCAAGACAACCGCCTCTGTGGTTGGAAACGGGTTGAAAGAAAGGGTTGATGATAACTTTTTGGCCCCTAGAAGGCTAATTGTCCGGGTTGGCAGTCGTTGAGTGGCTATTAAGGATCAGGGAGTTTGTTTTCCTATCCTTTCTGGGGACAGAACAAACACCATCAATACCTTCTAAGATGGAGGCGGTAAGTTTGTCATCGCGTGTAGTCCTTCCCATGCAGACTGAATCGTTTGCTCAGACCTTCCCTCTCTTTAGTACGGTTAGCCCTGAGACGCTGGAATGGTTGCTAGCCCCGGCGACAGAGCTTGAGTACCCCAGCGATCGCGCCGTGGTGATGGAGGATGCGTGGGGAAATGCGGTTTATTTCATTGTGTCTGGGTGGGTGAAGGTACGGCGGTTATCGGGGGATAGCGTCATGACCTTAGCCGTACTGGGTCAGGGGGACTTTTTTGGGGAAATGGCGATTCTCGATGAGTCGCCGCGATCGACGGACGTCATTGCCCTGTCGCGGGTAAAGCTGATCAGCATTCCGGCCCAGCGGTTTATTGAAACCCTGTTTAGGGACCCCCATTTGCACCATCGGATGTTGCAGTTAATGGTGCATCGCTTGCGCCAGACCAATATGCGGCTACAACTCCAGCGTCAAGCACCAGCGGTCAAACTGGCCAACACGCTGCTCTCTTTGGGGGAAAGCTATGGCGAACAACGGGCGGATGGCACAGAACTCTTCAGTATTCCATACCAGGATTTAGCGGATGTGGCAGACATCAACCTGGAGGAGACAAAGAAAATTATGCAGAAGCTGGAGGAGAAAGGCTGGCTCAAGTACGATCCGCAACAACAGGTGATCCAGTTAATCAATCTTAAGAATTTGACCCATCTGGCAGGTCGCTTGTCGTGAGGGGAGGGGGTTGCCCCATTTCCATCCTCTATAGTCATTGCAATTGAAGCTAAAACAGCACCCTCACCCCCAGCCCCTCACCCCAACCCCTCGCCCACTCTGGGCGAGTTGGCGAGTCAGGGTTTGGGGTTTGAAGTCCCTCTATTGACCAAACATTTTGGCCAGGACAGCGTCTGGCTTAATATCAGCGAGATTAGCCGTTGGCGATTGGACAGCTAAGTATTTTTCGCTTTTGGGTAGGATGGGCAGGGTAGGGGTAGGAAGTAGGGCGATCATGTAGGACTGAACCGCTACCGCCAGTTGTAAAGGCGCACTGTCGGGGCAGATCACCAGATTAGCACCGGCAATCATGGCTGCTTGTTGGCCGATCGCGGCAGGGGCTGTGACCTTGGCGGTTGGACAGAGTTTTAGGATCTCCGCGACCACTGCCTGATTATCGGGGGTTCGGAGGAGGACGATCGGCGGTTGCGGCTGACGTGCCTGAATCCCCTCAATCACGGCTTGCCAAGCACTAGGGGGATAAGTTCCTGCGGTCGTTGCAGCCGCAGGTTCATCGTAAATCAGAATATAACCCGTCTCCTTGACCCCTAGACGGGTTTGTTCCGCCTCTGCCCAGTCGATATCCTTGCGGGGTACATTGATGGCGATATCCGGGCAAGGGGTAGCAATCCCTAACCCCTGGAGCAGGTCATGATAGGTATGGGCCACATACTGTTCTGACTTCAGCGGGACGGGATGGGTCAGAAAGAAACTGCCGGGTTGGTCGGCGTAACCCACACGCACTGCAATTCCTGCCAGCCATAGGAGAAAACCTGTTACCCAACCAGAAGCCAGGGAAATCACGGCGTCAAATTCCCGATCGCGCATGATCCCTAGCAGATTCACCAGATCTGCCGGGCTGTTGCGGTCTTGATAATCAAAGGGGAGGGCCTCATGGACCGATCGGCACACCCGATAGGCGGCCTTGGCGCGGGGTTCGACGAGCACATCCACCTGGGCCTTGGGGTAGATCCGCTTGAG
This DNA window, taken from Trichothermofontia sichuanensis B231, encodes the following:
- a CDS encoding glycoside hydrolase family 13 protein, with product MPTGIQTPEWVKDAVFYQIFPDRFAIGQQTPIAIARHLTLEPWEAPPTLQGYKGGNLWGVIEKLDYLQSLGVTAIYFTPIFQSACNHRYHTHDYYQVDPLLGGNDAFRALLTAAHDRGLKVVLDGVFNHASRGFFFFNDILENGPYSPWVDWFKIEGWPLSAYDGSQPANYQSWVGNRALPEFNHANPDVREYIMRIAEYWICEGIDGWRLDVPFCIQVPGFWQEFRDRVKAINPNAYIVGEVWGDAREWLDGTQFDGVMNYLFTAPTIAFAAGDRVIRHHVQDRSYEPYPALDAAGYGEKMRALLDLYPWEIQLTQLNLLASHDTARLLTIAGGDRASVELATLLLFTFPGAPSVYYGDEVGLPGALDPDCRRGFPHESHWDQDLLILHRDLIALRHAHPALRRGTYTIMATVGLVYAFSRCLGDDYLLVAVNAGTDVAQCQVLLEPSLAARSLTMLFSTHSHTPGHCDRQDSHLTLTLPARTGLIVGTAPNHQA
- the ycf46 gene encoding stress-responsive protein Ycf46 → MYEELNILIQAQYPLVYLITSEEERAEQAIAGLVQQKPPRRLYIWTVTHGIVEYGQPRHTTQHNTVSPEAAIEWVIRQREPSIFIFKDLHPFIDSPPVTRWLRDAVANFKGTQKTMILMSPLQVVPAELEKEVVVLDYPVPDLTELNKVLSRQLEQTRTKRISTEGREKLLKAALGLTEDEAEKVFRKAHVTRGRLTEAEVDIVLSEKKQITRRNGILEFIEEAETLDNVGGSDALKTWLRQRANAFTERAREYGLPQPKGVLLLGVPGCGKSLIAKATSRLWGLPLLRLDMGRVYDGSMVGRSEANLRSALRTAESLSPTILFIDELDKAFAGGAGSADSDGGTSSRIFGSFLTWMQEKTSPVFVMATANRVERLPGEFLRKGRFDEIFFVDLPNAEERQDIFRIHLAKRRRDITRFDLEQLATVSDGLSGAEIEQAIVAAMYEAFADDREFTQLDIIAAIKATWPLSRTMSEQVSALRDWARQRTRPAAISDAEYQRLEF
- a CDS encoding DUF1257 domain-containing protein, yielding MSHFSTLRTKITDIEILKDSLRSLGISVKTNADVRGYNGQRVRADLVAVLEGEYDLGWTRNTEGTYDLIADLWGVAKKHNQTELINAINQKYAVNKTLAEVKRPGLQNANVKLVLQK
- a CDS encoding Crp/Fnr family transcriptional regulator produces the protein MQTESFAQTFPLFSTVSPETLEWLLAPATELEYPSDRAVVMEDAWGNAVYFIVSGWVKVRRLSGDSVMTLAVLGQGDFFGEMAILDESPRSTDVIALSRVKLISIPAQRFIETLFRDPHLHHRMLQLMVHRLRQTNMRLQLQRQAPAVKLANTLLSLGESYGEQRADGTELFSIPYQDLADVADINLEETKKIMQKLEEKGWLKYDPQQQVIQLINLKNLTHLAGRLS
- a CDS encoding glycosyltransferase family 9 protein yields the protein MRILVLIPGDISNQILCFPTLDDLKRIYPKAQVDVLVEPRAKAAYRVCRSVHEALPFDYQDRNSPADLVNLLGIMRDREFDAVISLASGWVTGFLLWLAGIAVRVGYADQPGSFFLTHPVPLKSEQYVAHTYHDLLQGLGIATPCPDIAINVPRKDIDWAEAEQTRLGVKETGYILIYDEPAAATTAGTYPPSAWQAVIEGIQARQPQPPIVLLRTPDNQAVVAEILKLCPTAKVTAPAAIGQQAAMIAGANLVICPDSAPLQLAVAVQSYMIALLPTPTLPILPKSEKYLAVQSPTANLADIKPDAVLAKMFGQ